The Desulfosporosinus acidiphilus SJ4 genome has a window encoding:
- the cobJ gene encoding precorrin-3B C(17)-methyltransferase, producing MTARVQSVLNEVEYIVGYKTYIDLIRPFITHQEVVATGMRQEIDRCREAIRLAGEGHRVAVVSSGDAGVYGMAGIIIECMEQAGLMDLPLEIIPGVTAASAAASMLGAPLMHDFAVISLSDLLTPWEVIEKRVRLAAEGDFIFAIYNPKSQGRTQHIETVREILLQYRRPDTPVGLVREALRGDESSVLITNLAEFTNHPIDMLTTVIVGNSQTRIVGPYMVTSRGYKL from the coding sequence ATGACAGCACGGGTTCAATCCGTATTAAATGAGGTAGAATACATCGTAGGTTACAAAACTTACATAGATTTGATTCGGCCCTTTATAACCCATCAAGAAGTTGTTGCCACCGGCATGCGGCAGGAAATTGATCGCTGCCGGGAAGCCATTCGTTTGGCAGGAGAAGGGCACCGAGTTGCCGTGGTAAGCAGCGGAGACGCCGGAGTCTACGGAATGGCTGGGATTATCATTGAATGTATGGAACAGGCGGGACTTATGGACCTCCCTTTGGAAATTATCCCGGGCGTTACGGCAGCCTCAGCGGCGGCCTCCATGCTTGGGGCACCTCTCATGCATGATTTTGCCGTGATCAGTTTAAGTGATTTACTTACCCCCTGGGAAGTTATTGAAAAACGGGTTCGCTTAGCCGCTGAAGGGGATTTCATTTTTGCTATTTATAATCCGAAAAGTCAAGGCCGTACCCAACATATTGAAACAGTCCGGGAAATCCTTTTGCAATACCGCCGTCCTGATACTCCCGTCGGGCTTGTTCGTGAAGCCTTACGAGGTGACGAATCCAGTGTCTTAATCACGAACCTTGCCGAATTTACTAATCACCCCATCGATATGCTGACGACGGTCATTGTCGGAAATTCCCAAACCCGTATCGTCGGACCTTATATGGTGACTTCCCGAGGCTATAAATTATGA
- the cobI gene encoding precorrin-2 C(20)-methyltransferase, which produces MTTTWGKFYGVGVGPGDPRLLTLQAVDVLQAVDLVAIPKSKMERESVAWDIAKVHCPANVRLLELEMPMTADQQVLAKAWQDGAEMLLKELKQGKSIAFITLGDPSLYSTYSYLLNLLEEKLPSDLITTIPGITAMAAAAAKINLPLATGDEPLLVLPSTEDVGQYLDFPNLVLMKVSRRLPEILNLLKERDRKAVLLTRLGQFGEEIRWEPKPEDFQTDKVDYLSLLLVKKNLLGREKGERN; this is translated from the coding sequence ATGACAACAACATGGGGAAAATTTTATGGAGTCGGAGTAGGACCGGGAGACCCTCGCCTTTTAACTCTGCAGGCTGTCGATGTCTTGCAGGCAGTAGATCTGGTCGCCATACCAAAATCGAAAATGGAAAGGGAAAGTGTTGCCTGGGACATCGCTAAAGTCCATTGTCCAGCGAATGTGCGTCTTTTAGAATTAGAAATGCCCATGACAGCTGATCAGCAAGTTTTAGCTAAAGCCTGGCAGGATGGAGCTGAAATGCTCTTAAAGGAGCTAAAGCAGGGTAAATCTATCGCCTTTATTACCTTAGGAGACCCCTCCTTATATAGTACTTACAGTTACCTGCTAAATCTTTTGGAAGAAAAATTACCTTCCGATTTAATTACTACCATCCCAGGCATTACTGCTATGGCGGCTGCGGCTGCGAAAATCAATTTGCCGCTGGCGACGGGGGATGAGCCTTTACTAGTTTTGCCGAGCACGGAGGATGTTGGACAATATCTTGATTTTCCCAATTTAGTTTTAATGAAAGTCTCACGCAGACTTCCTGAAATATTAAATCTTCTTAAAGAAAGAGATCGCAAAGCCGTCTTACTGACACGCCTGGGACAGTTCGGAGAGGAAATCCGCTGGGAACCGAAACCTGAAGATTTTCAAACAGATAAGGTAGACTATCTCAGTCTGCTTCTGGTTAAAAAGAATTTATTGGGGAGGGAAAAGGGTGAGCGAAACTAA
- the cbiD gene encoding cobalt-precorrin-5B (C(1))-methyltransferase CbiD, with the protein MARDKDRHTWREGYTTGSCAAGAAKAACLLLQGGSLPERIEIPLPNQARLTMPVHGGNLENARATASILKDGGDDADITDGLEIRVLVRKLSIQGDVHINGGQGVGRVTKKGLDQPVGEKAINTVPRRMIREAVREVFPQEELEITVEVPGGEETAKHTLNPRLGIVGGISILGTSGIVRPMSEEAFKTSILPELDQAVAYGHQAIVLTPGHYGFRVATEDFNIPTEAVIQMSNFVGFLLEEAAYRGIEEVVLLGHIGKLIKVSGGIFHTHNRVADARMEILLAHAALMGIQSETLSLLSESPTTEGAALELLNQGHDGLLHHLAQLASERAQGFTFNRLRVGTIMTLLNGKPVGWDRNAQKIIESQQWKWPFEPFNGKP; encoded by the coding sequence ATGGCTCGAGATAAAGATCGACATACCTGGCGCGAAGGATATACAACAGGCAGTTGTGCCGCCGGCGCTGCCAAAGCAGCTTGTCTTCTCCTTCAAGGAGGTAGTTTGCCGGAGCGAATTGAAATACCTCTGCCGAATCAAGCTCGATTAACGATGCCTGTCCATGGCGGAAACCTTGAAAATGCCAGAGCGACGGCGAGTATTCTCAAAGATGGCGGAGACGATGCCGATATCACGGACGGATTAGAGATCCGTGTCTTGGTACGCAAGCTCTCAATTCAAGGTGATGTCCATATCAATGGCGGACAAGGAGTTGGCAGGGTCACTAAAAAAGGCTTGGATCAACCGGTGGGAGAGAAAGCCATTAACACAGTGCCAAGACGAATGATTCGCGAAGCAGTCAGAGAAGTTTTTCCTCAGGAAGAACTTGAAATAACTGTTGAAGTTCCGGGGGGAGAAGAAACTGCCAAGCATACTCTAAATCCACGTTTGGGTATTGTTGGCGGAATTTCAATTTTAGGAACGAGCGGGATTGTTCGTCCAATGTCCGAAGAAGCCTTTAAAACCTCGATCTTACCGGAATTAGATCAAGCGGTGGCTTATGGGCATCAAGCAATTGTCCTTACTCCGGGGCATTATGGATTTCGAGTTGCCACAGAAGATTTTAATATTCCTACGGAAGCTGTTATCCAAATGAGTAATTTTGTTGGTTTTCTCTTGGAAGAAGCCGCTTACCGGGGTATTGAGGAGGTAGTTTTACTCGGGCATATTGGAAAATTAATCAAAGTTTCAGGAGGGATCTTCCACACTCACAACCGCGTGGCAGATGCCCGAATGGAAATTTTGCTGGCCCACGCTGCCCTCATGGGAATTCAGTCTGAAACCTTATCGTTGCTTTCAGAATCTCCTACTACCGAAGGTGCTGCGCTGGAGCTTTTAAATCAAGGTCATGACGGGCTGCTCCATCATCTGGCACAATTAGCCAGCGAACGTGCCCAAGGGTTTACTTTTAACCGTCTGAGAGTGGGAACCATCATGACTCTATTGAATGGAAAGCCGGTTGGTTGGGATAGGAATGCCCAGAAGATAATTGAAAGTCAGCAATGGAAATGGCCTTTTGAACCTTTTAATGGTAAGCCCTAG
- a CDS encoding precorrin-8X methylmutase codes for MTEFILDPQQIEKKSMNIIRSALTRDWPEKEYPVVERLIHTSGDPSLEQVIALHPQAIDCGLEALKHGARVITDVEMVRAGIAKEKLKSLGGSVECNLNAPEIAQQAKEWGITRSMTAFRMYPDRLQGAIVAIGNAPTALLEVLRLAENPETRPALIIGIPVGFVGAKEAKDLLWQHQEIPSITVLGTRGGSPMAATVVNALIYTALRQKN; via the coding sequence ATGACAGAGTTTATATTGGATCCCCAGCAAATTGAAAAGAAAAGTATGAATATCATTCGTTCTGCTCTTACGCGTGACTGGCCGGAAAAAGAATATCCAGTGGTCGAACGCTTAATTCATACCAGTGGTGATCCATCCTTGGAACAGGTTATTGCCCTCCATCCTCAAGCTATTGATTGCGGCCTTGAAGCCCTGAAACACGGAGCCAGGGTTATCACGGATGTGGAGATGGTACGCGCCGGAATCGCCAAAGAAAAACTTAAATCCCTAGGAGGAAGTGTTGAGTGCAATTTGAATGCACCGGAAATTGCTCAACAAGCTAAAGAGTGGGGGATTACCCGCTCAATGACCGCCTTTCGGATGTATCCGGATCGATTGCAGGGCGCAATAGTTGCGATTGGCAATGCTCCTACGGCTCTGTTGGAGGTTTTGCGTCTGGCCGAGAATCCCGAAACACGTCCGGCTTTAATCATCGGCATCCCTGTGGGCTTTGTCGGTGCCAAGGAAGCCAAAGATTTACTTTGGCAGCACCAGGAAATCCCTTCGATTACTGTTCTGGGGACCCGCGGGGGAAGCCCCATGGCAGCAACCGTAGTCAATGCCTTAATCTATACCGCGTTGCGGCAAAAGAATTGA
- a CDS encoding sirohydrochlorin chelatase yields MKTEIILLGHGSRRAEANQGLLEVAEKVSSLLDQQVTPAYMAHDHPSLPEAVAEKIQEGASHIVIMPLFLFRGIHVTYDIHEELKEIREQHPEVEIVFTRELGADDGIAQLASERIKEASRG; encoded by the coding sequence ATGAAAACTGAGATCATTCTTTTAGGACATGGAAGCCGCCGCGCAGAAGCAAATCAAGGACTTTTAGAGGTCGCTGAAAAAGTAAGTTCCTTACTAGATCAACAAGTTACGCCTGCTTATATGGCTCACGATCATCCCAGTCTTCCTGAAGCTGTAGCGGAAAAAATCCAGGAAGGTGCCTCTCATATTGTTATTATGCCGCTGTTTCTCTTCCGGGGAATTCATGTCACCTATGATATTCATGAAGAACTGAAAGAGATACGCGAACAGCATCCGGAAGTCGAAATTGTCTTTACCAGAGAATTGGGAGCTGATGACGGCATTGCCCAACTGGCGTCTGAGCGCATCAAGGAGGCCAGTCGAGGATGA
- the cobM gene encoding precorrin-4 C(11)-methyltransferase, whose protein sequence is MSETKTKGEVIFVGAGPGDPELITIKGSRAIEKADRVIYAGSLVNPELLKLSKPGTPCHDSASLTLEEVITLMIEGTANGETVVRLHTGDPSMYGAIKEQFDRLDQQGISYSVIPGVSSVFASAAAVKREFTLPDISQTLILTRLAGRTPVPEREALTLLAKHQSSMAIFLSVQDMKSVVEALLEGGYPVTTPIAVVAKASWPDEEIVFGTLETIVDKVKAAGIRKQAQILVGDFLDPAGGYARSKLYDPTFTHEFRQGKES, encoded by the coding sequence GTGAGCGAAACTAAGACAAAGGGTGAAGTTATCTTTGTAGGTGCTGGTCCTGGTGATCCGGAACTGATTACTATCAAAGGATCACGAGCAATTGAGAAAGCGGATCGGGTCATATACGCCGGGTCTTTAGTCAACCCTGAGTTACTTAAGCTTTCTAAACCGGGAACTCCCTGTCATGACAGTGCTTCTTTGACCCTGGAAGAGGTTATCACTTTAATGATCGAGGGAACTGCAAACGGTGAAACCGTCGTTCGTCTCCATACCGGAGACCCAAGCATGTATGGAGCCATTAAAGAACAATTTGATCGGTTGGACCAGCAAGGGATTTCCTATTCAGTAATTCCGGGAGTCAGCTCAGTTTTTGCCTCTGCTGCAGCAGTCAAGCGGGAATTTACCTTGCCGGATATCAGCCAAACGTTAATTCTCACTCGTTTGGCCGGTCGAACCCCAGTCCCGGAGCGAGAAGCCTTAACTCTTTTAGCTAAACACCAATCCAGTATGGCAATTTTTCTAAGCGTTCAAGATATGAAGTCTGTGGTTGAAGCTTTACTTGAGGGAGGATATCCTGTCACCACTCCCATTGCCGTAGTTGCCAAAGCCAGCTGGCCTGACGAAGAGATCGTTTTCGGAACCTTGGAAACCATCGTCGATAAAGTGAAAGCCGCCGGTATCCGAAAACAGGCCCAAATCCTTGTGGGAGATTTCTTAGATCCTGCAGGGGGATATGCTCGGTCCAAGCTTTATGACCCAACCTTTACTCACGAATTCAGACAAGGAAAAGAATCGTGA
- a CDS encoding cobyric acid synthase: MSPEKQPAARLMIQGTSSSVGKSVLAAAFCRIFYQEGYRVSPFKAQNMALNSFVTAAGGEMGRAQVVQAQAAGVDPDVRMNPILLKPSGPKGSQVVIMGVSQGNVTALRYHGEYQRLTWPHAQKALHELLNDYEIVVIEGAGSPAEVNLKSNDIVNMRVAMEAKSPVLLVADIDRGGALASVVGTLELIEPEERALIKGIIFNKFRGELALLQPALDFIEERTGIPVVGVVPYFKIRIPDEDSVAISEAAEKPAVSSVDQLDIAVIRLPYISNFTDFDALQDEPDVCVHYVTELGNLGNPDLIVIPGSKNTLADLRFLHESGLGNQIYKSWKEDLPILGICGGYQMMGRLVKDPLHTESDLEEVPGLGILPMVTEFYPQKHTVQSKGTIRSTGTFFQGCTGESVAGYEIHMGRSIPDEDQEPLFELTSNGVSYPDGLQAGNGYGTYLHGIFDNDQLRTSLLNWLWQRKDRIRPSEATQSQAALRESAFNELADLVRQNVDVERIRRIMGLPPNDDQEFSNAAKVSVIGKSSIKENC, from the coding sequence ATGTCTCCAGAGAAACAACCGGCAGCCAGACTCATGATCCAGGGAACCTCCTCCAGCGTGGGGAAAAGCGTGTTAGCCGCCGCCTTCTGCCGGATCTTTTACCAGGAAGGTTACCGGGTCAGTCCTTTTAAAGCCCAAAATATGGCCCTTAATTCCTTTGTTACTGCAGCAGGGGGTGAAATGGGACGTGCTCAAGTGGTTCAGGCTCAAGCGGCGGGTGTCGATCCTGATGTGCGTATGAATCCTATATTATTGAAACCCAGCGGTCCCAAAGGTTCTCAAGTCGTCATTATGGGAGTTTCCCAAGGGAATGTGACAGCCCTGCGTTATCATGGGGAATACCAGCGCTTGACTTGGCCTCATGCCCAAAAGGCACTGCACGAATTGCTCAATGACTATGAAATCGTTGTTATCGAAGGGGCAGGCAGCCCAGCGGAAGTAAATCTTAAATCCAACGACATCGTAAATATGCGCGTAGCCATGGAAGCGAAGTCGCCCGTCTTACTCGTCGCCGACATCGACCGGGGCGGAGCCTTGGCCTCCGTGGTGGGGACCTTAGAATTAATAGAACCGGAAGAACGGGCTTTGATTAAGGGAATTATCTTTAATAAATTTCGGGGGGAACTGGCTCTTCTTCAGCCGGCCTTAGATTTTATTGAAGAAAGAACAGGAATACCTGTAGTGGGTGTTGTTCCCTATTTTAAAATACGGATTCCGGACGAAGATTCTGTAGCTATCAGCGAAGCTGCGGAAAAACCTGCTGTTTCCTCCGTTGATCAACTGGATATTGCGGTGATTCGCTTGCCCTATATTTCTAACTTTACTGATTTTGATGCCTTGCAGGACGAGCCTGATGTCTGTGTGCACTATGTTACAGAACTTGGCAATTTAGGGAACCCGGATTTAATCGTTATTCCTGGCAGTAAAAACACTCTCGCTGACTTACGCTTTTTACACGAAAGCGGGTTGGGAAATCAGATATATAAGTCTTGGAAAGAAGATCTTCCTATCCTTGGGATCTGCGGAGGCTACCAAATGATGGGGCGATTAGTGAAGGACCCTCTTCATACGGAATCCGATCTGGAAGAAGTGCCCGGACTGGGAATTCTCCCCATGGTCACCGAATTTTACCCGCAAAAACATACGGTCCAAAGTAAAGGGACCATCCGATCGACGGGAACCTTTTTTCAAGGTTGTACCGGAGAGTCTGTGGCAGGCTATGAGATCCATATGGGGCGTTCTATCCCTGATGAAGATCAAGAACCGCTATTTGAATTAACGTCTAACGGTGTATCATATCCTGACGGATTACAGGCAGGGAATGGTTACGGAACGTATCTGCACGGGATTTTTGACAATGATCAGTTAAGGACTTCTCTTCTGAATTGGCTTTGGCAGCGTAAAGACCGCATTCGTCCCAGTGAAGCGACTCAGTCTCAGGCGGCCCTGAGGGAATCAGCTTTTAATGAATTAGCTGATCTCGTACGTCAGAATGTTGATGTTGAGCGTATCCGCAGGATTATGGGACTGCCGCCAAATGACGATCAGGAATTTTCAAATGCAGCTAAAGTTTCTGTAATTGGGAAATCATCCATTAAAGAAAATTGCTAG
- the cobK gene encoding precorrin-6A reductase, whose translation MKFLVLAGTEDGRNLAEAIKSRGHEVLVSTLTAYGADLVAESGLDARSGAINAEQLTDLLKGGSYSALVDATHPYALQVKEIAQNVCSELKIPYLRWERLPLDLEDHRLIHWAEDIPGASQKAAALGERILLTTGSNSLPDWRAQPCLNNKSLFIRVLPTSQVLSRCENLGFKPNQIIAAQGPFSQAWDEAMFRQLKINVVVAKESGQVGGTLEKAEACRRLDIPLVLLKRPSAKTISSSDIPIVVAHSIPQFLKQMEELFDEN comes from the coding sequence ATGAAGTTCCTGGTCTTAGCTGGGACAGAAGACGGACGCAATTTGGCTGAAGCCATAAAGAGCCGGGGACATGAGGTATTAGTATCGACTCTCACCGCTTACGGAGCAGATTTAGTCGCGGAATCAGGTCTGGATGCTCGTTCAGGAGCTATAAATGCCGAGCAGCTAACAGACCTTCTTAAAGGTGGATCTTATTCAGCTCTCGTCGATGCCACCCATCCTTATGCCTTGCAGGTCAAGGAAATAGCTCAAAATGTTTGCAGCGAACTAAAAATACCCTATCTGCGCTGGGAGCGTTTGCCCCTGGATCTTGAGGATCACCGTCTGATTCATTGGGCCGAGGATATTCCAGGCGCTTCCCAAAAGGCGGCCGCTCTGGGGGAACGCATCCTGCTTACCACCGGGAGCAATTCCTTGCCGGATTGGAGGGCACAACCCTGTTTAAACAATAAAAGCCTTTTCATACGTGTCTTGCCCACTTCCCAGGTTTTATCACGTTGTGAAAACCTAGGATTTAAGCCCAATCAGATCATTGCTGCCCAAGGGCCGTTTTCTCAAGCCTGGGACGAAGCCATGTTCCGGCAATTAAAAATTAATGTTGTGGTTGCTAAGGAAAGCGGCCAAGTAGGAGGAACCTTGGAAAAAGCAGAAGCTTGCCGCAGGTTAGATATACCTCTGGTTCTTTTAAAGCGGCCGTCCGCTAAAACAATAAGCAGCTCGGATATTCCGATAGTTGTTGCTCATTCGATACCGCAATTTCTAAAACAAATGGAGGAACTCTTTGATGAAAACTGA
- a CDS encoding cobalt-precorrin 5A hydrolase, which yields MKIALLAITDRGLTTALRIGENLPSSMAPTLYLHEKAIPKMITSEDKEREGSIPIRIFQRLGDLVPALWQEGSVLIFIMASGIVVRKIASLIDRKDRDPAVLVLDEAGKFVIPLLSGHLGGANAWARLIAKQIDAQAVITTATDGRGIIAPDEYARRFGWKVEPVDHLPAVNRLLLEEKVLKVVTPYILSIDPTLLDDPHYCFSVGHGRGKSLDYLNCRGEGDQSRNGMKDSLDNHALDNHNVGNIKAEDEANVIIDAFPKRDIPANCIYLIPPVLSVGVGCRRGVSGTVVLERITEDMEKIGASLKAISGIYSIDLKADEEGLRKAAQSLGVDFQTFSAAELQTAINQEQLTRSNFVMEKIGVDGVCEAASILGAHKGQLILPKTKGQGVTVAISIANSLSWDSDPEILNT from the coding sequence GTGAAGATAGCGCTGCTTGCCATAACAGATCGCGGTTTGACTACAGCTCTTCGCATTGGAGAGAATCTTCCCAGTTCTATGGCCCCGACTCTTTATCTTCATGAAAAAGCGATTCCAAAAATGATCACATCCGAAGACAAAGAAAGAGAAGGCTCTATCCCTATTCGAATTTTTCAGCGTTTAGGGGACCTTGTTCCTGCACTATGGCAGGAAGGTTCAGTACTTATCTTTATCATGGCTTCAGGAATTGTGGTTCGAAAGATAGCTTCATTGATCGACAGGAAAGACCGAGATCCTGCCGTATTGGTTTTAGATGAGGCAGGGAAATTTGTAATTCCTTTGCTTTCCGGGCATTTAGGAGGCGCGAATGCCTGGGCCAGACTAATTGCCAAGCAAATTGATGCCCAGGCAGTTATTACTACCGCTACAGATGGCCGGGGGATCATAGCACCCGATGAATACGCTCGAAGGTTTGGCTGGAAGGTAGAGCCTGTTGACCATTTACCGGCAGTCAATCGTTTGCTGCTGGAAGAGAAAGTCCTCAAAGTAGTAACTCCATATATTCTGAGCATTGACCCAACACTTCTCGACGATCCTCACTATTGTTTTTCTGTGGGGCATGGAAGAGGAAAATCTCTAGATTATTTGAATTGCAGAGGCGAAGGTGATCAATCAAGAAATGGAATGAAGGACTCTTTAGATAATCATGCTTTAGATAATCATAATGTAGGAAACATAAAGGCTGAAGATGAAGCAAATGTAATTATCGATGCTTTTCCGAAACGTGACATCCCGGCGAATTGTATTTATCTTATCCCTCCGGTTTTAAGTGTCGGAGTCGGTTGCCGCAGAGGAGTTTCCGGCACTGTGGTCTTAGAGCGTATCACTGAAGATATGGAAAAAATCGGTGCATCCTTAAAAGCTATTTCCGGCATTTATAGTATTGATTTAAAAGCTGATGAGGAGGGATTGCGGAAAGCGGCTCAATCCCTCGGAGTTGATTTTCAAACCTTTTCCGCCGCTGAACTTCAAACAGCAATTAACCAGGAACAACTAACCCGATCAAACTTTGTAATGGAAAAGATAGGAGTGGACGGAGTATGCGAAGCAGCGAGTATACTGGGAGCACACAAGGGGCAGCTGATTCTGCCCAAGACCAAAGGACAGGGAGTCACGGTGGCCATCAGCATAGCAAACTCTTTGTCGTGGGACTCGGACCCGGAGATCCTGAACACATGA
- a CDS encoding bifunctional cobalt-precorrin-7 (C(5))-methyltransferase/cobalt-precorrin-6B (C(15))-methyltransferase produces MLKVIGIGPGRSEWLPPAVGDLVNHCDVLIGGSRALELFPDFPGSQHCLSGDLDSSLTVIKDALLEKKVIGVLVSGDPGFFSLLPRLKKEFPEEQMDVYPGISSLQFAFARAGLPWQEADFVSVHGRDLSLLPPKLIRLTAVLTGGANTPQNVAQFYLDLGQNPNISVGNALAYPEELWQLMDARHLAQEKDLLKNAILILHPDSMHSTDHQFETAANVASRSRIGIPDQEFLRGKVPMTKSEIRVQVLAKAQISKTDTIVDIGAGTGSISIEAAGLAPEGVVYAIENNPEAQALIVANQQKFEVSNLRLIPGTAPDVFAELPAVNVCIIGGSKGRMKDILRMVPLLEGGRVVITAVTLETMSQSVNLLTELNYQDIDIVSLQAVRWQPVQNLHMAQALNPVFILSARKGVR; encoded by the coding sequence ATGTTAAAGGTAATCGGAATTGGTCCCGGCAGGTCGGAATGGCTGCCACCGGCTGTTGGAGATCTTGTTAATCACTGTGATGTACTAATAGGAGGGTCACGAGCCCTTGAATTGTTTCCTGATTTTCCGGGCAGTCAACATTGTTTGTCCGGAGACCTTGACTCCAGCCTCACTGTGATTAAAGATGCTCTTCTGGAGAAGAAAGTCATTGGTGTTCTCGTCTCGGGTGACCCTGGGTTTTTCAGCCTGCTGCCAAGGTTAAAAAAAGAATTCCCCGAGGAACAGATGGATGTGTACCCCGGAATTAGTTCTCTTCAGTTTGCCTTTGCCAGAGCTGGTCTGCCTTGGCAAGAGGCTGACTTTGTCAGTGTTCATGGACGAGATCTGTCATTACTCCCCCCCAAACTAATTCGTCTGACAGCAGTATTGACCGGCGGGGCAAATACTCCCCAAAACGTTGCTCAATTCTATCTCGATTTGGGACAAAATCCGAATATTTCAGTAGGGAATGCTCTGGCTTATCCTGAAGAACTATGGCAATTAATGGATGCCCGTCATTTGGCCCAGGAAAAAGATTTATTGAAGAACGCGATTCTTATTCTGCATCCGGATTCAATGCATTCAACAGACCATCAGTTTGAGACTGCAGCAAATGTTGCCTCCAGGAGTCGGATAGGGATTCCTGACCAGGAATTTTTGCGGGGAAAAGTTCCTATGACCAAGTCGGAGATTAGAGTCCAAGTCCTCGCCAAGGCCCAAATTTCCAAAACCGATACGATCGTTGACATCGGCGCGGGCACCGGAAGTATCAGTATTGAAGCTGCAGGTTTAGCTCCTGAGGGAGTTGTTTATGCCATTGAAAATAATCCTGAAGCACAAGCTTTAATTGTCGCCAATCAGCAAAAGTTTGAAGTTTCGAATCTTCGCTTGATCCCCGGAACTGCTCCAGACGTTTTTGCTGAACTTCCCGCCGTTAATGTCTGTATTATTGGGGGAAGTAAGGGGCGAATGAAAGATATTTTGCGAATGGTACCCCTCCTTGAGGGGGGAAGGGTTGTAATAACAGCTGTAACTCTCGAAACCATGTCTCAGAGCGTAAACTTACTGACTGAACTGAACTATCAGGACATTGATATTGTCTCTCTGCAAGCTGTCCGTTGGCAGCCCGTTCAAAATCTGCATATGGCCCAAGCCTTAAATCCTGTCTTTATACTATCTGCACGAAAAGGGGTACGATGA
- a CDS encoding YtxH domain-containing protein, whose amino-acid sequence MPIAKKTSIGSVAIAALVGGVAGAFVGLMVSPKSGEALRKDIQTRAVNIADHVQDCTVQQAETIKEKSTNLLEKGKKIKEDLNVLWQDIKPRKLGYKNVVQSSLEEIIESEVENESPSEPLTETPSSETSFPETPAQDDIETLL is encoded by the coding sequence ATGCCCATAGCTAAAAAAACGAGCATAGGTTCTGTTGCCATTGCAGCCCTCGTGGGCGGAGTAGCCGGCGCGTTTGTCGGGTTAATGGTCTCGCCGAAGAGCGGAGAGGCATTACGTAAAGATATTCAGACTAGAGCCGTCAATATTGCCGATCATGTCCAAGATTGTACTGTTCAACAAGCAGAAACCATAAAAGAAAAAAGCACGAATCTTTTGGAAAAAGGAAAGAAAATCAAAGAAGATCTCAATGTTCTATGGCAGGACATAAAACCTCGAAAATTAGGTTATAAGAACGTTGTTCAGTCCTCACTTGAAGAGATCATCGAATCAGAAGTAGAGAATGAAAGCCCTTCAGAACCCCTTACCGAAACCCCATCTTCAGAAACTTCATTTCCGGAAACTCCAGCTCAAGATGATATTGAAACCTTGCTTTAG